The DNA window CACGAGtgctctttctcacacacacactaatagtcaTGCTATGGGAAGTCTGAAGCAGAGAAtttgagaccatatctcaaacaataataatgataataatacgAGGCAAGGTATATAGTACGGCTGGATGGTGAATCCATAAGTATGCCATATAGTCTATGTTTTAGAGATAAAAGCTTATTATGTcgttcgattttttttttttttttctgaggcagggtttctcgcatagccctgactgtcctgtaactagctctgtagaagctggccttgaactcagacatctgccagtctctgcctacTGAGCACTGGGATCAAAGACTTGGGGCTCTACCTCCTGGCGAGATGCTTATTATGACaaagtttaaacagaaaaataaacactagATGTAGCGGCATATAActctaatcccaacattcaggaggcaacATGCAGGAGGTTTGAGCTCAGGGCCAGTCTCAAAAAATAGCCCCAAACTACTGTATTTTGAAATTGTTTCCCAACGTCACTTCTCTTTGGCTGGGATTGTTCTTTGCTCATTGATCAGATTGTTTTTTCTGAGAATACAATCTCCATCCAGCTATAGCATATCCTCAAAAGGATatcataaaagaaatacattatcTTTTTTCCCCAAGCAGTTTATACCCTAGTGAGGAGGTGCGTAACCCTCAAGTTGAGCTTAAGGCGGGAAAACACAGGCGCTAGGAAAGGAGAGGTCTCTTGTCGTGAGACACAACTGACTTCAAGGAAATGCTTGCGAGTGACCTTAAAGGGAGACTGCTTGGAGGGTTCGACGCCTACGTGGAGTGAGGAGTCGGAGCCTGGAGCTTGATGTGGAAGCCATCACGTGAGACTACTAGAGTTGACACTCACCACCAAACATCTGGGGTGGAAAGAACTTTTCCCAGTACCCAGAGCCTAAGGGACAAAGCTGAGACAAGAGTTAGTTTTTCTGGTCACTTGTAGCCATAACCCACTTGGGTTTTCACTTCTTTGtagcctggtgcccttggaggatGGTTCCAGCCCGTTGGACACCATTCTAAATTAGCCAGGTAAAATaatctggggagaaaaaaaaaaaaaaaatttttttttggactACAAATCCCAGAATGCAATGCTCGGGTTAGACCGTAACCCGAGTTACGTGCAGGAGCCACCAAGCAGACCATCATGCAACGCTCTCCAAGTAGGCGGGCTCCGTGAGGGGACGGCCCAGTATTTCCTAGGCAACTCCAATGCCGCGACAGAATTCACTTCCGCTTCCGCCTAGCAGAAGGCAGTCTGCGCACGCGTCCCGGTGGCGTCTTTCTTCCGCGCCGGCCCTGGTAGCGGTTCCgtgcagcggcggcggcggcggcggcggcggcgtcTCTGGTTTGAACGCCGAGGACGGTAGCTTCTGGTCTGCGGCCTGATCTCGAAGCCCCGAGCGAAGCGGCGAGATGACGGACCGGTACACCATCCACAGCCAGCTGGAGCACCTGCAGTCCAAGTACATCGGCACGGGCCACGCCGACACCACCAAGTGGGAATGGCTCGTCAACCAGCACCGGGACTCGTACTGCTCCTACATGGGTCACTTCGACCTCCTCAACTACTTCGCCATCGCCGAGAACGAGAGCAAGGCGCGCGTGCGCTTCAACCTGATGGAGAAGATGCTGCAGCCCAGCGGGCCGCCGGCGGACAAGCCCGAGGAGAACTGAGGCGAGCGCTTCCCCGTCTTCCCCGGCAGGGGACCGAGCCACCTTGTTCCTGACTCTTGATCGTTCTGGCCCGTGTGGCTCCCCCGACCTGCTTACCTGTGGACGGTTCCGAACAAGTCACCGAGAGACTGTCGGGACCCCGGGAACCGTGCGGGAGGAGCGATCCTAGAATCGGCGAGCGAGGAAGAAGACGGCACGGAAGCGATGGCGCATTTCGAGTCTGTTTTTTAATAGTTGATTGTCGTTCTTATGATTTATATAAAGTTTAGGACCTGTCCTATCTTTC is part of the Arvicola amphibius chromosome 8, mArvAmp1.2, whole genome shotgun sequence genome and encodes:
- the Sf3b5 gene encoding splicing factor 3B subunit 5, yielding MTDRYTIHSQLEHLQSKYIGTGHADTTKWEWLVNQHRDSYCSYMGHFDLLNYFAIAENESKARVRFNLMEKMLQPSGPPADKPEEN